A DNA window from Gigantopelta aegis isolate Gae_Host chromosome 4, Gae_host_genome, whole genome shotgun sequence contains the following coding sequences:
- the LOC121372417 gene encoding protein phosphatase 1 regulatory subunit 27-like — protein MSRRASLLAKQNKCKPKVRFPDELVFLDNIKENDLPAVSSMLRRASVQVDINGLNDAGLTPLHQAVLDGNYGAVKLLISHGANVSKRDADFWTPLHAACAEGHADIARYLLKKGADSKALTEEGERPIDLCDPADVDVISVMLRSQAATETSIEDSGDELDERDVSGDIDDIENGNT, from the exons ATGAGCCGCAGGGCCAGTTTGCTTGCCAAACAGAACAAATGCAAGCCGAAGGTTCGCTTCCCGGATGAACTGGTGTTCTTGGATAACATCAAGGAGAACGACTTGCCGGCCGTCAGTTCCATGCTGAGGAGGGCCAGTGTCCAGGTGGACATTAACGGACTTAATGACGCAG GTTTGACCCCGTTACACCAGGCTGTACTGGACGGCAACTACGGCGCTGTTAAACTACTGATCAGCCACGGCGCCAACGTAAGCAAAAGAGATGCGGACTTCTGGACGCCGCTCCACGCCGCATGCGCAGAGGGACATGCTGATATTGCTAG ATATCTGCTGAAGAAAGGCGCCGACAGCAAAGCCTTGACGGAGGAAGGCGAGCGCCCCATAGATCTGTGTGACCCCGCCGATGTTGACGTCATCAGCGTCATGTTGAGAAGTCAGGCTGCCACGGAGACCAGTATAGAAGACTCGGGTGATGAACTCGACGAAAGAGACGTCAGCGGCGACATTGACGACATAGAAAATGGCAACACATGA